From a single bacterium genomic region:
- a CDS encoding PAS domain S-box protein, translated as MMRRRVVLALTILVGVIILILAYSGIQSSRDNMLQLIAQNGESMMQALVTSAGNNLAASAIVEESSAQRLVEIGNLLGRLLDSNPHLDDTLELWERRYQLSRIDLVTADSTVIASSWSESIGKQLEYEPERMAVLDSVLSKRTPIAISVPLPSALPQDNLAYLAVATKGGALVLQAPVRKLTDFQESLGIGFVIRQLGGQDAISYAVLQTDSGIVLASRSIAPMIAIQNDPFLVGALEHEQSVNRLYEFEDEQVLEVVRSFKSDVMPSGLFRIGMSLEVYHQLYIDSLKQLGILSLVLFALGIVGAYATTSIKKLQVTEGSLEQLKSMTDEIVQSLEAAVVATDKSGRLIIFNPLAERIFARSARSVLGKPYDEIFSDDVISLKHTRTEPAKVFRSETVFTQSESRRLNLLVSSSPLYDRNGSLNGGVSLVYDLTEMKRLEENARAAERLSELGTLAAGVAHEIRNPLNSIAIASQRLQLEFAPSENVEEYRVFLQTIRDEIERLNAIIKDFLALARGGNLAKVLVELKLYLNEVVSLARLEADKRGVAISIDIEPDLAVEIDKNEIKKVFVNLIQNALQAIDGDGDIRIKAHKVLNGSVLIDVQNSGAPIPPEDRNRIFQPYFTTRSDGTGLGLAICRRIVSDHGGTMELLEGEPTTFRIVL; from the coding sequence ATGATGCGGCGTCGCGTTGTCCTTGCATTGACAATCTTGGTCGGTGTAATCATTCTGATTCTCGCTTATTCAGGCATCCAATCGAGCCGCGACAACATGCTGCAATTGATCGCGCAAAATGGCGAATCAATGATGCAAGCGCTTGTCACCTCCGCCGGAAACAACCTTGCCGCTTCAGCGATTGTCGAAGAATCAAGCGCACAGCGTTTGGTCGAGATTGGCAATCTCCTCGGTCGCCTCCTCGACAGCAATCCCCATCTCGATGACACGCTCGAGCTTTGGGAACGACGATACCAACTCTCCCGAATTGACCTTGTAACAGCTGACTCGACTGTCATCGCATCCTCCTGGAGCGAGAGTATCGGGAAGCAACTTGAGTATGAACCGGAACGTATGGCTGTTCTTGATTCAGTTTTGTCCAAGAGAACACCCATCGCCATTTCGGTGCCGCTTCCGTCGGCGTTACCCCAAGACAACCTCGCCTATCTCGCTGTTGCAACCAAAGGCGGAGCGCTAGTGCTCCAAGCCCCGGTTCGCAAGTTGACTGACTTTCAAGAGTCCCTTGGCATCGGTTTTGTCATTCGCCAATTGGGCGGCCAAGACGCGATTAGTTATGCCGTACTTCAGACCGACTCAGGAATCGTACTTGCATCTCGATCTATCGCGCCGATGATTGCCATTCAAAACGACCCATTTCTCGTTGGCGCTCTCGAACATGAACAATCCGTCAACCGGCTTTATGAATTCGAAGATGAGCAAGTCCTGGAAGTCGTCCGCTCATTCAAGAGTGATGTTATGCCTTCCGGGCTCTTTCGCATCGGAATGTCATTAGAAGTCTATCATCAGCTATACATCGATTCGCTCAAGCAACTCGGCATATTATCGCTTGTGCTTTTTGCACTCGGAATCGTCGGCGCCTATGCGACTACGTCAATCAAGAAGCTCCAAGTCACCGAAGGCAGCCTCGAACAACTTAAGTCGATGACCGATGAAATCGTTCAATCGCTCGAAGCTGCCGTCGTCGCCACCGATAAATCAGGTCGTTTGATCATTTTCAATCCGCTCGCCGAACGCATTTTCGCCCGTTCCGCCCGGTCTGTCCTGGGAAAACCATACGACGAGATTTTCAGCGATGACGTCATCTCGCTCAAACACACCCGCACCGAACCGGCAAAAGTATTCCGGAGCGAGACTGTCTTTACGCAATCAGAAAGTAGGCGCCTGAATCTACTTGTATCTTCCTCACCGCTCTACGACCGAAATGGGTCACTCAACGGCGGCGTTTCCCTTGTATATGACCTCACCGAGATGAAACGACTCGAAGAAAACGCCCGCGCCGCCGAACGCCTGTCCGAATTGGGCACCCTTGCCGCTGGTGTAGCGCACGAAATCCGCAATCCTCTCAACTCGATTGCGATTGCTTCTCAGCGGCTTCAACTTGAGTTTGCCCCGTCCGAAAACGTTGAAGAATACCGCGTATTTCTTCAGACTATCAGGGATGAAATCGAACGCCTGAACGCTATCATCAAGGACTTCCTTGCCCTCGCCCGCGGCGGTAATCTTGCCAAAGTTTTAGTTGAGTTAAAGTTATACTTGAACGAAGTTGTCTCATTGGCGAGATTAGAAGCCGACAAACGTGGCGTCGCCATTAGTATCGACATCGAGCCAGACCTGGCAGTGGAGATCGACAAGAACGAAATCAAGAAGGTTTTCGTCAATCTCATTCAGAATGCGCTGCAGGCTATCGACGGCGATGGCGATATAAGAATTAAGGCACACAAAGTCCTGAATGGAAGTGTGCTGATCGACGTTCAAAATTCCGGTGCCCCGATCCCACCCGAGGATCGCAACCGGATCTTTCAACCGTACTTTACGACCCGTTCGGACGGAACTGGACTGGGTCTGGCAATATGCCGCCGCATCGTTTCTGACCATGGCGGCACAATGGAGTTACTCGAGGGTGAGCCGACAACTTTTCGTATCGTGTTGTAG
- a CDS encoding response regulator, whose protein sequence is MGLRKAKILVVDDEPEITDILEAFLTNAGHTVVAENSAIMGLERAKTFKPDMIFLDIMMPQMDGYEICNELKKDPQTENIPVIFLTGKDTSDDQGRGFKAGGDMFIKKPFVCERLLEIVNVVLLSFAKV, encoded by the coding sequence ATGGGTTTAAGAAAAGCAAAAATTCTTGTCGTGGATGATGAACCCGAGATCACCGATATTCTCGAGGCGTTTCTGACCAATGCGGGTCACACCGTAGTGGCTGAAAACTCGGCGATTATGGGGCTCGAACGGGCGAAGACATTCAAGCCGGATATGATATTCCTCGACATAATGATGCCGCAGATGGATGGATATGAAATCTGCAACGAACTGAAAAAAGATCCGCAGACCGAGAATATCCCAGTGATTTTCCTGACCGGAAAAGACACTTCGGATGATCAGGGACGCGGTTTCAAGGCAGGCGGTGACATGTTCATCAAAAAGCCGTTTGTCTGCGAGCGACTGCTTGAAATAGTCAATGTTGTGCTCCTTAGTTTTGCTAAGGTATAG
- a CDS encoding beta-ureidopropionase, with protein MRVGFLQYNVVFGDPEINRSRVTELIRDAEFDLLVLPELCFSGYFMPSRKAAFDLAEEFQKGQSFDFIRSLASRHNGAIVFGFPELGADKVYNSAAMVLPDGACHLYRKTHLFNLEKNWFDSGDTGFSILEFRGARIGMMICFDWRFPESARTLMLKGADIICHPSNLVLPHCQDAMVTRCLENGVFAITCNRWGVDKQGEEEIGFTGRSQITSTKGEVLARAGIQEDVLTIVEIDPQRARDKSVNSLNDMVSDRKDEYYFK; from the coding sequence ATGCGAGTCGGATTTTTACAATACAATGTCGTTTTTGGCGACCCGGAGATCAATCGCAGCCGCGTTACGGAGCTGATCCGAGACGCTGAGTTTGATTTGTTGGTGCTGCCAGAGCTGTGTTTTTCCGGTTATTTCATGCCTTCCCGGAAGGCAGCTTTCGACCTGGCAGAAGAATTTCAAAAGGGGCAGAGTTTCGATTTCATTCGTTCGTTGGCCAGCCGACACAACGGGGCAATCGTCTTCGGATTTCCGGAGTTGGGCGCCGACAAAGTTTATAATTCGGCGGCGATGGTATTGCCGGACGGGGCTTGTCATCTCTATCGGAAAACGCATTTGTTCAATCTGGAGAAGAACTGGTTTGACTCCGGAGACACGGGTTTTTCGATACTGGAATTTCGCGGTGCTCGAATAGGAATGATGATCTGCTTCGATTGGAGATTTCCGGAGTCGGCGCGGACGTTGATGCTAAAAGGAGCGGACATAATTTGTCATCCATCGAACCTGGTATTGCCACATTGTCAGGATGCGATGGTGACCAGATGTTTGGAGAATGGGGTGTTTGCCATTACCTGTAATCGCTGGGGAGTCGATAAGCAGGGCGAAGAAGAGATTGGATTCACCGGTCGCAGCCAGATAACTTCGACAAAGGGCGAGGTGCTCGCACGTGCCGGGATTCAGGAGGATGTCTTAACGATAGTTGAGATTGATCCGCAAAGGGCAAGAGATAAGTCAGTAAACTCGTTGAACGACATGGTTTCCGACCGAAAAGACGAGTATTACTTCAAGTAG